In the genome of Paenibacillus sp. FSL R5-0766, one region contains:
- a CDS encoding futalosine hydrolase encodes MSPVQANSSQRVLIVTAVDAEKDAVLRGLGDTGAERFDVIAAGVGPASAAAGTAATLAYAVAAASTRALAQGSTAPSPSDVAQASATSSRPGPLAGAGSSPAYMLVISAGIGGGFPGRADVGSLVVADAMVAADLGSQTPDGFLSVDELGFGSSIVAADAELAARLRHELQRAGLAVSGGTAVTVSTATGTAETAAELLRRVPDAAAEGMEGFGVATAAQQFAVPALELRAISNAVGPRDRDAWRIKDALDALQAASSILREVITS; translated from the coding sequence ATAAGTCCGGTACAAGCAAATTCATCACAACGTGTGTTAATTGTAACCGCGGTTGATGCGGAGAAAGATGCGGTCCTCCGTGGTTTGGGAGACACGGGCGCGGAACGATTTGATGTCATCGCTGCGGGCGTTGGCCCAGCCTCGGCCGCAGCAGGAACAGCCGCTACATTGGCATATGCCGTAGCGGCTGCAAGCACTAGGGCGTTGGCGCAGGGTTCCACCGCGCCAAGCCCATCGGATGTGGCACAGGCATCTGCCACATCTTCAAGGCCGGGGCCCCTTGCCGGAGCCGGATCTTCACCAGCCTACATGCTGGTGATCAGTGCCGGCATCGGCGGCGGGTTCCCCGGCCGGGCAGACGTCGGCTCCCTCGTGGTAGCCGACGCTATGGTTGCCGCCGATCTGGGCTCGCAGACGCCAGACGGCTTCCTTAGTGTGGACGAGCTCGGATTCGGCTCGTCCATTGTGGCGGCGGACGCAGAGCTTGCCGCTCGCCTGCGCCATGAGCTACAGCGGGCCGGGCTCGCTGTCAGCGGAGGCACTGCGGTCACCGTGTCCACGGCGACCGGAACAGCGGAGACGGCCGCAGAGCTATTGCGCCGCGTGCCGGATGCCGCCGCCGAAGGTATGGAAGGCTTCGGCGTGGCAACAGCTGCCCAGCAGTTCGCCGTGCCAGCACTCGAACTGCGGGCCATATCCAACGCGGTCGGTCCACGCGACCGCGACGCTTGGCGCATCAAGGATGCCCTCGATGCGCTTCAGGCCGCAAGTTCC
- a CDS encoding GntR family transcriptional regulator, whose product MFELDVRSRKAIYEQLVDKVKEMIVYGILKPDEQLPSVRALSTQLTVNPNTIQKAYRELEREGYIYSLQGKGSFVSSSVEHPNEAMRDEIRESLVKLIAEASYSGLTKADMTLLFEEAMARIEKEEPHD is encoded by the coding sequence ATGTTCGAATTAGATGTACGCAGCCGTAAGGCGATCTACGAGCAACTAGTGGACAAAGTAAAAGAAATGATCGTATACGGTATTCTAAAGCCCGACGAGCAGCTTCCTTCCGTTCGTGCGTTATCCACGCAGCTGACCGTGAATCCAAATACGATTCAGAAAGCGTATCGTGAGCTTGAACGTGAAGGTTACATTTATTCTTTGCAGGGAAAAGGGAGCTTCGTATCATCGTCAGTGGAACATCCGAATGAAGCCATGAGAGATGAGATCAGAGAGTCTCTGGTGAAGTTGATTGCAGAAGCTTCGTATTCCGGTTTGACCAAAGCGGATATGACGCTTTTATTTGAGGAAGCGATGGCCCGTATAGAGAAGGAGGAGCCTCATGATTGA
- a CDS encoding ABC transporter ATP-binding protein, with protein sequence MIELNQVVKAFEQEKAVDGVSMHIHKGSIYGLLGSNGAGKTSLLKMMAGIYRQDSGTVRIEDNEIYENMDLKGRTIFMADSPYFFPQSSITQMAAFYRSVYPRWNEERFKQLATVFKLDVKRKLHRMSKGMRRQAAVWLGLSCMPEVLLMDEPIDGLDPVMRQQIKNLLFQEAAERQVTIVISSHNLREIEDLCDHVAIMHKGRIIVEKDLDDLKADTHKIQVAFRHPDHAKAMEEQIDILHEEKRGSVSLYIVKGNRQQVTDQFRVHDPYLLDVLPLTLEEIFIYEMEDAGYDIQPIVL encoded by the coding sequence ATGATTGAGCTGAATCAAGTCGTCAAAGCGTTTGAACAGGAAAAGGCAGTGGATGGCGTAAGTATGCACATACATAAGGGGTCGATCTATGGTTTGCTCGGTTCCAACGGGGCAGGCAAGACATCGCTGCTCAAAATGATGGCTGGCATCTATCGTCAGGACAGCGGGACTGTTCGTATCGAAGATAATGAGATTTATGAAAATATGGATCTCAAAGGCCGCACAATTTTTATGGCCGATTCGCCCTACTTTTTCCCGCAATCTTCAATAACTCAGATGGCTGCATTTTATCGTTCGGTATATCCGCGCTGGAATGAGGAACGGTTCAAGCAACTGGCTACCGTGTTCAAACTGGATGTAAAACGCAAGTTACATCGCATGTCCAAAGGCATGCGCCGTCAGGCAGCCGTATGGCTGGGACTTAGCTGTATGCCTGAAGTACTGCTGATGGATGAGCCGATTGACGGGCTTGACCCGGTCATGCGCCAGCAGATCAAAAACCTGCTGTTCCAGGAAGCAGCTGAACGTCAGGTAACCATTGTCATCTCGTCGCACAATTTACGTGAGATCGAAGATCTGTGTGACCATGTGGCGATTATGCATAAAGGCCGAATTATTGTAGAGAAGGATCTCGATGATCTGAAGGCGGATACGCATAAAATCCAAGTTGCTTTCCGTCACCCGGACCATGCCAAAGCCATGGAGGAGCAGATTGATATTTTGCATGAAGAGAAACGGGGAAGCGTGTCCCTGTATATTGTCAAAGGCAACCGACAACAGGTAACCGATCAATTCCGTGTACATGATCCGTATCTGCTGGATGTACTGCCTTTGACGCTCGAAGAAATCTTTATTTACGAAATGGAGGACGCAGGGTATGATATTCAACCGATTGTTCTGTAA
- a CDS encoding alpha/beta hydrolase produces the protein METKRTGAKGFKRKRYWIPSVVLILIIGFIGIGTQWTPKITVFLLKSLIEIANPDTNSKDTTLSDGITRVADVPYADDGRNDSTLDIYYPSVTSEPLPVVLWVHGGGWVLGDKVDIADYAVQLAKQGYVVVSMNYALAPDTKYPTPVIQANQALTYVKNHVIEYQGDPENIFLAGNSAGAQIASQTAAVVTNPSLAKLMNITPAAQPEELRGVLLFCGPYNLSTVANTGFPLIRTFLWSYTGVKTFEDYPRLHEMSTVLQATAAYPPAFITSGNDDPLTSQSIELVQVLKRLDVEVETLFFSNSSEKLGHDYQFDLESDAGQQAIHSAVRFMQQYSR, from the coding sequence TTGGAAACGAAACGTACGGGGGCCAAAGGTTTTAAACGTAAACGTTACTGGATTCCCAGCGTTGTACTAATTTTGATCATAGGTTTTATTGGGATTGGTACACAATGGACACCCAAAATAACAGTATTTTTATTAAAATCATTGATTGAAATTGCTAATCCAGACACAAATAGCAAGGACACTACGCTCTCGGATGGGATAACTCGTGTTGCGGATGTACCCTATGCAGACGATGGGCGTAATGACAGTACGCTGGATATCTATTATCCTTCCGTAACATCGGAACCTTTGCCTGTTGTGTTGTGGGTTCATGGTGGTGGATGGGTCTTGGGAGACAAAGTGGACATCGCAGATTATGCCGTACAATTAGCCAAGCAGGGCTACGTTGTTGTCAGTATGAATTATGCGCTCGCACCAGATACGAAATATCCCACTCCCGTGATCCAGGCGAATCAGGCTTTGACTTACGTGAAGAACCATGTCATTGAGTATCAGGGTGACCCGGAAAACATATTTCTCGCAGGCAATTCGGCAGGTGCCCAGATTGCAAGTCAGACTGCGGCAGTGGTGACGAATCCTTCCCTCGCCAAGCTGATGAATATAACACCAGCCGCCCAGCCGGAAGAGTTACGCGGGGTCCTTCTATTCTGTGGTCCATACAATCTAAGCACAGTAGCCAATACAGGCTTTCCACTCATACGGACATTTCTCTGGTCATATACGGGAGTCAAAACATTCGAAGACTATCCACGTCTGCATGAAATGTCGACCGTGCTTCAGGCCACAGCAGCGTACCCGCCTGCATTCATCACCTCAGGCAATGATGACCCGTTGACCAGTCAATCGATTGAGCTGGTACAAGTATTGAAGCGCCTTGATGTTGAGGTGGAAACCTTGTTTTTCTCAAACTCATCAGAGAAGCTGGGACATGATTATCAATTTGATCTGGAGAGTGATGCTGGACAACAGGCGATACATTCGGCAGTACGATTCATGCAACAGTATAGTCGATGA
- the nikR gene encoding nickel-responsive transcriptional regulator NikR encodes MADKEDLTRFGVAFPTPLIEQFDQYIEEQGYKNRSEAFRDLVRKTLLQPSALQSDQDVAGTIVMVYDHHISDLPIRLMELQHEAHHDIISNMHVHLNHDQCLEVIAVRGNLGRLRHLHQQIQVQKGVLYAELSVTYVDELNKLAHAQSRQEGNPDQSLDHNQSAGQHGHSHHHHRSAE; translated from the coding sequence ATGGCAGATAAAGAAGATTTGACCCGGTTCGGGGTGGCGTTTCCTACACCTCTGATTGAGCAGTTTGACCAGTATATTGAGGAACAGGGATACAAAAACCGATCCGAGGCTTTCCGTGATCTTGTTCGCAAAACATTACTTCAACCTTCTGCACTGCAATCTGATCAGGATGTCGCAGGCACCATTGTGATGGTCTACGATCACCATATCAGTGATCTTCCCATTCGTTTGATGGAGCTGCAACATGAGGCGCATCATGACATCATTTCCAATATGCACGTGCACTTGAACCATGACCAATGCCTGGAGGTAATTGCCGTACGGGGTAACCTGGGACGATTGCGTCATTTGCATCAACAGATCCAGGTACAAAAAGGTGTTTTGTATGCGGAGCTGTCTGTGACTTATGTAGATGAACTCAACAAACTGGCTCATGCTCAGAGTCGTCAGGAGGGCAATCCGGATCAAAGTCTGGATCACAATCAAAGTGCAGGTCAGCATGGTCACAGCCATCATCATCATCGCTCTGCGGAGTAA
- a CDS encoding ABC transporter substrate-binding protein, with protein MGRFSWRWGKRKGRTGLGILLVCSIGLSGCAQSTAPTASSAENGQSVPALTKDELVLAVGTEPEGGFDPTTGWGQYGSPLFQSTLLKRDAKLQLVNDLATAYSVSEDGLTWTVTLRNDVKFSDGEPLTAEDVKFTFDTAAQSGSVIDLTNMADVQAPDDSTVIFTLKSPQSTFISLLTTLGIVPEHAYGADYAEHPVGSGPYKLVQWDKGQQAIVEANEEYYGNKSAFHKLTFLYLDEDAAYAAAQAGTVDIAAIPAAFSKQEVNGMTLEAVKTVDNRGIMFPMQPAGAKSGDGLPAGNDVTSDLAIRQAVNVVIDREALVEGVLEGYGRPAYSVSDDLPWSNAEAVFTDANLEEAKRILASGGWVDADGDGIVEKNGVKAEFNLLYFAGDLTRQSLALATADMVAQAGIKINVEGKSREETKKMAYSNAVLFGWGSHDPLETYNLYSSAHKGEGYYNVGLYSNPVVDSWMDKALQATSEEEALPFWQKAEWDGTTGFSYQGDAPWAWLVNIDHLYLVKNGLNIGEQQIHPHGHGWPVTSNLEEWSWDNSTNKK; from the coding sequence ATGGGCAGATTTTCATGGAGATGGGGAAAACGAAAAGGTAGAACAGGATTAGGTATCTTGCTTGTATGTTCCATTGGTTTATCTGGTTGTGCACAGAGCACAGCGCCAACAGCTTCATCAGCAGAGAATGGACAGTCAGTTCCAGCCTTAACCAAAGACGAATTGGTGCTGGCCGTTGGCACCGAGCCGGAAGGTGGGTTTGATCCGACAACCGGATGGGGGCAATATGGGTCACCGCTTTTCCAGAGTACCTTGCTGAAGAGGGATGCCAAGTTACAACTGGTTAACGATCTGGCTACCGCATACTCCGTTAGTGAAGATGGGCTGACCTGGACGGTTACACTCCGGAACGATGTAAAATTCTCTGATGGGGAGCCACTTACGGCTGAAGATGTAAAATTTACGTTTGATACGGCTGCTCAGAGTGGGTCTGTGATTGATTTGACAAATATGGCTGATGTGCAGGCACCTGATGATAGCACGGTCATATTTACACTGAAATCGCCGCAGTCTACATTCATCAGTCTGCTGACGACACTTGGCATTGTGCCTGAACACGCCTATGGTGCCGATTATGCAGAGCATCCGGTCGGATCAGGACCGTACAAGCTGGTTCAGTGGGACAAAGGACAACAGGCCATCGTGGAAGCGAATGAAGAATATTACGGTAACAAGTCTGCATTCCACAAACTCACCTTCCTCTATCTGGATGAAGATGCAGCCTACGCTGCTGCGCAGGCTGGTACGGTGGATATCGCTGCTATCCCAGCAGCGTTTAGCAAGCAAGAGGTGAATGGCATGACATTAGAGGCTGTGAAAACCGTAGATAACCGGGGCATCATGTTCCCCATGCAACCTGCTGGTGCCAAGTCGGGCGATGGTCTTCCCGCAGGGAATGATGTGACATCTGATCTGGCGATTCGCCAGGCGGTGAATGTTGTGATTGATCGTGAGGCTTTGGTTGAGGGTGTACTGGAAGGGTACGGTCGTCCAGCGTATTCCGTCAGTGATGATCTGCCTTGGAGCAATGCAGAAGCTGTATTTACAGATGCCAATCTCGAAGAAGCGAAGCGCATTCTGGCGTCTGGTGGCTGGGTGGATGCGGATGGTGATGGTATCGTCGAGAAAAACGGCGTTAAGGCCGAATTCAATCTGCTTTATTTTGCAGGTGATTTAACAAGACAATCTCTGGCGTTAGCTACTGCGGATATGGTTGCCCAAGCGGGAATCAAAATCAATGTTGAAGGCAAAAGCCGTGAAGAGACAAAAAAGATGGCTTACTCCAACGCTGTATTGTTTGGGTGGGGCAGTCATGACCCTTTGGAAACCTATAACCTCTATAGCAGTGCTCATAAAGGAGAAGGGTATTACAATGTGGGGCTGTACAGTAACCCTGTCGTGGATTCTTGGATGGACAAAGCCCTTCAGGCAACAAGTGAAGAAGAGGCATTGCCGTTCTGGCAGAAAGCGGAATGGGATGGAACAACAGGTTTCAGTTATCAGGGTGATGCGCCATGGGCATGGCTTGTGAACATAGATCATCTGTATCTGGTTAAGAATGGCCTGAACATTGGTGAGCAACAGATCCATCCCCATGGTCACGGCTGGCCGGTGACATCCAATCTGGAGGAATGGTCCTGGGATAACAGTACGAACAAGAAATAG
- a CDS encoding ABC transporter permease: MTGRNGWARFVGFKVLRLVSLLVGVSVLSFILMQFSPVDPIEAYIGGDMIRVSAEQRSLIEERWGLNESPVERLLTWGQTLIQGDLGTSMIYRQPVADIIQERFMNSVALMAVAWILSGIIGFTLGVVAAMRRDSKLDRLICWYCYTLASTPVFWIALLLLMVFGVWLGWLPVGLGVPAGMSADQVTWGDRVIHMILPALTLSLTGVASIALHTRQKLTDVLESDYILFARARGERGFQLFRRHGFRHVVLPAITLQFASFSELFGGAVLAEQVFSYPGLGQATVQAGLRGDVPLLLGLVMCSAIFVFTGNMVADILYRLIDPRMKEELMS; encoded by the coding sequence ATGACGGGCAGGAATGGATGGGCCAGATTTGTTGGTTTTAAAGTGTTGCGACTTGTATCTTTATTGGTTGGAGTCAGTGTGTTGTCTTTTATATTAATGCAATTCTCTCCTGTGGACCCGATCGAAGCCTACATTGGTGGAGACATGATCAGGGTAAGCGCCGAACAGCGCAGTTTAATCGAAGAACGTTGGGGATTGAATGAATCTCCCGTGGAACGATTACTAACCTGGGGACAAACGCTGATTCAGGGAGATCTGGGGACATCAATGATCTACAGACAGCCTGTAGCGGATATTATCCAGGAACGGTTCATGAATTCTGTTGCGCTTATGGCTGTGGCTTGGATATTATCCGGCATCATTGGTTTCACTCTTGGTGTAGTTGCCGCCATGAGACGGGATTCGAAGCTGGATCGCCTGATCTGTTGGTATTGTTATACGCTGGCTTCCACGCCAGTATTCTGGATTGCGCTGTTGCTGCTGATGGTATTTGGTGTGTGGCTTGGATGGCTTCCGGTTGGGCTTGGAGTACCCGCCGGGATGTCAGCTGATCAGGTTACATGGGGAGATCGGGTTATTCATATGATTTTGCCAGCGTTGACTCTCAGCCTGACCGGGGTAGCCTCTATTGCTTTGCATACCCGGCAGAAGCTCACAGATGTGCTCGAGTCAGATTATATTCTGTTTGCGAGAGCGCGAGGTGAGCGTGGATTTCAGCTGTTCCGTCGACATGGGTTCAGACATGTTGTTTTGCCAGCCATAACACTACAATTTGCTTCGTTCAGTGAACTGTTTGGTGGGGCTGTGCTTGCAGAACAGGTATTTTCATACCCCGGCCTTGGTCAGGCGACGGTTCAGGCGGGGTTGCGTGGAGATGTTCCACTGCTGCTTGGACTTGTGATGTGCAGTGCGATTTTTGTTTTCACAGGTAATATGGTTGCCGACATTCTGTATCGCTTGATTGATCCACGGATGAAGGAGGAGCTGATGTCATGA
- a CDS encoding ABC transporter permease, producing MKQTVERSSEQTTETAKIQKVKTANQEVRYNINTESLQAGNGTGTSRPSRKDYTATRDQNFRNPRQRAVIWGSLAVIWIAVVWLTGRLLPAGSTLTSLMDRNLAPTWAHPFGTDWLGRDMFMRTLKGLATSIQVGLLAACGGGLIALLLGLGAASSKVADRVISWIIDLFLSVPHLVSLVMLAFVFGGGLAGVAAAIAMTHWPNLARIVRAEMIQLKSAEYIQISHKLGQSRLQIAMQHMLPHLVPQLFVGVLLIFPHAILHEAAITFLGLGLSPQQPAIGIILSESMRYLSAGMWWLAFFPGLALLLVVRAFDVLGNSLKRLTGTGSSREVR from the coding sequence ATGAAGCAGACGGTAGAACGCTCCTCCGAGCAGACGACAGAAACAGCCAAAATACAGAAAGTGAAAACTGCGAATCAAGAGGTACGGTACAACATTAATACCGAGTCTCTACAAGCTGGGAATGGAACAGGAACATCACGCCCATCGAGAAAAGATTATACGGCTACCAGAGACCAAAATTTCCGCAACCCTCGCCAAAGAGCGGTGATCTGGGGAAGCCTCGCGGTGATCTGGATTGCCGTTGTGTGGTTGACGGGCAGGTTGCTTCCGGCTGGTTCTACGCTGACTTCACTAATGGATCGGAATTTGGCTCCAACCTGGGCGCATCCATTTGGCACAGATTGGCTCGGAAGAGATATGTTCATGCGTACGTTAAAAGGATTGGCAACCAGCATTCAAGTTGGTTTGCTTGCAGCTTGTGGTGGCGGACTGATCGCACTACTGCTTGGACTGGGGGCGGCTTCTAGCAAGGTTGCTGACCGGGTAATCTCATGGATCATCGACCTGTTTCTGAGTGTGCCACATCTGGTATCGCTGGTCATGCTGGCCTTTGTATTCGGTGGAGGTCTGGCAGGAGTAGCGGCAGCGATCGCGATGACGCACTGGCCGAATCTGGCCCGGATTGTACGAGCGGAGATGATCCAACTGAAATCCGCAGAGTACATTCAGATTTCACACAAGTTGGGTCAATCGCGGTTACAGATTGCGATGCAGCATATGCTGCCACATCTGGTCCCGCAGCTGTTCGTGGGCGTACTGCTAATCTTTCCCCATGCAATTCTGCATGAGGCAGCCATTACGTTTCTGGGGCTGGGGTTGTCCCCGCAACAACCGGCAATTGGAATTATTTTGTCAGAGTCGATGAGATATTTATCTGCTGGCATGTGGTGGCTTGCCTTTTTCCCGGGACTCGCGCTGTTGCTGGTTGTTCGTGCGTTTGATGTATTGGGCAATAGTCTGAAGAGATTGACGGGTACGGGTAGTTCAAGGGAGGTGAGGTAA
- a CDS encoding ABC transporter ATP-binding protein: MALLDIEGVSVSFRRARGWFGHEQTYVIQNLDLSINEGEIVAVVGASGSGKSVLAQAIMGILPANARLEGCISYSGEPLTPERQLQLRGDELMLIPQSVSYLDPLMKVGRQVQPVTRDLGRKRRFMNQTHLKKTEQELTERYHLPQGTAGKYPFELSGGMARRVLMATATTGQPKLIIADEPTPGIHPEVLAETMKQFRELADQGVGILWITHDITTALTAADRIAVFYAGTNVETAQVDDFKGNGECLRHPYTKALWNALPQNGFQPLPGSQPLAGQEITTGCSFAPRCSVATVACTRERPELRKVRGGEVRCFHVT; the protein is encoded by the coding sequence ATGGCTCTTCTTGATATTGAGGGGGTATCGGTGTCATTTCGGCGCGCTCGTGGTTGGTTTGGACACGAACAGACGTATGTCATTCAGAATCTGGATCTTTCCATAAACGAGGGCGAGATCGTGGCTGTTGTAGGCGCAAGTGGATCGGGTAAAAGTGTGCTGGCGCAGGCCATCATGGGCATTCTGCCTGCCAATGCCAGGTTGGAGGGGTGTATTAGCTATAGTGGCGAGCCTTTGACTCCAGAGCGGCAGTTACAACTGCGCGGTGATGAATTGATGTTAATCCCGCAATCCGTTAGTTATTTGGACCCGTTGATGAAGGTGGGGAGACAAGTTCAGCCGGTAACCCGAGATTTGGGAAGGAAGCGTAGATTCATGAATCAAACCCACTTGAAAAAGACGGAGCAGGAGCTGACCGAGCGATATCATCTTCCTCAAGGAACAGCCGGCAAATATCCGTTTGAGTTGTCCGGAGGTATGGCAAGGCGGGTGTTGATGGCGACAGCAACCACGGGTCAGCCCAAGCTGATCATTGCAGATGAGCCGACACCAGGCATTCATCCCGAAGTGCTGGCCGAGACGATGAAGCAATTTCGCGAACTTGCAGATCAAGGTGTAGGCATTCTGTGGATTACTCATGATATCACGACCGCCCTGACTGCAGCCGATCGCATCGCTGTATTTTATGCGGGGACCAATGTAGAGACGGCGCAGGTGGATGATTTTAAAGGGAATGGAGAATGTCTGCGTCATCCATATACAAAAGCGCTCTGGAATGCGTTGCCGCAGAACGGATTTCAGCCACTCCCAGGCTCCCAGCCGTTGGCAGGTCAAGAGATTACGACAGGATGTTCATTTGCTCCCCGATGTAGCGTAGCAACCGTTGCATGTACCCGCGAACGTCCAGAACTTCGTAAGGTACGGGGCGGAGAAGTGAGGTGTTTCCATGTCACTTGA
- a CDS encoding ATP-binding cassette domain-containing protein — MSLEARDVSYRYDPKSWVFQQMNMQVQQGEVVGLWGPSGCGKTSLGRILAGYAEPVAGQVLLDGNPLPRAGVCPVQLVFQHPEKAVNSRWRMRRVLQEASVQDEQLLEALGIQQTWFDRRPSELSGGELQRFCVARALGTATRYVIADEMTTMLDAITQAQIWHTVMEVARQRDLGLLIISHDRDLLNRLCDRMTPMPISMSL; from the coding sequence ATGTCACTTGAAGCACGGGACGTGAGTTACCGTTATGATCCGAAATCGTGGGTGTTCCAGCAGATGAATATGCAGGTGCAACAAGGCGAAGTCGTGGGCTTGTGGGGACCAAGTGGCTGTGGAAAAACAAGCCTTGGACGCATCCTGGCAGGATATGCCGAACCTGTGGCAGGACAAGTGCTTCTGGATGGGAACCCACTCCCACGTGCAGGAGTATGTCCGGTTCAGCTGGTGTTCCAGCACCCGGAGAAAGCTGTGAATTCACGCTGGCGAATGCGCCGCGTGTTGCAGGAGGCGTCTGTGCAAGATGAACAGTTGCTCGAAGCTTTGGGTATTCAGCAAACCTGGTTTGACCGCAGGCCGAGTGAATTATCCGGTGGAGAACTGCAGCGTTTCTGTGTGGCGCGAGCACTTGGGACAGCGACACGTTACGTGATCGCAGATGAGATGACAACGATGCTGGATGCGATCACACAGGCACAGATCTGGCATACCGTGATGGAAGTGGCTCGCCAGCGTGATCTGGGATTACTGATCATAAGCCATGATCGGGATTTGCTCAACAGGTTGTGCGACAGAATGACACCGATGCCGATATCGATGTCACTGTAA
- a CDS encoding MalY/PatB family protein, whose translation MNNNNSTFDQPINRISTGSEKWDALEDIFGAADALPMWVADMDFAAPPSVIQALQTRMEHGIFGYTVRTEAYHAAVADWMERRHNWKINDDWIVFTPGIVPALSIAVQRFTQPGDAVVIQTPVYAPFYEVVRGQGRELITNPLVENNGHYTMDLEQLESSLQTGRVKMLILCSPHNPVGRVWTREELEGLTSLCLQYNVLMVSDEIHADLVHQRGTHTPLTLISDAVSDLSIICTAPSKTFNIPGLCTSNIIIPNAKLRESFAQGVKTMGLASISTLGAVATEAAYNGAEEWLDECLAYIRGNMEYVQQYVTEHMPQIKMHLPEATYLLWMDFRELNIPHAQLCNMLLHEAGLAFNDGSFFGTEGTGFMRINVACPRSTVEEAMRRLSVLVSNVSGK comes from the coding sequence ATCAGAAAAATGGGATGCGCTTGAGGATATCTTCGGAGCCGCTGATGCGCTTCCGATGTGGGTGGCCGATATGGATTTCGCTGCTCCACCATCCGTCATTCAGGCCCTGCAAACACGGATGGAGCACGGGATTTTTGGTTATACAGTACGGACTGAAGCGTATCATGCAGCTGTTGCAGACTGGATGGAACGGCGTCACAACTGGAAAATTAACGATGACTGGATCGTATTCACTCCAGGTATTGTGCCCGCACTCAGCATTGCTGTACAACGATTCACTCAACCGGGAGATGCAGTGGTCATCCAAACTCCGGTCTATGCTCCCTTCTATGAAGTAGTACGTGGTCAGGGCCGTGAACTGATCACCAATCCTTTGGTAGAGAATAACGGTCATTACACGATGGATCTGGAACAACTGGAATCCAGCTTGCAGACCGGTCGGGTCAAAATGCTGATTCTGTGCAGTCCTCATAACCCGGTTGGACGGGTATGGACTCGTGAAGAGCTTGAAGGGCTTACGTCACTGTGTCTGCAATACAACGTACTGATGGTTTCAGATGAAATCCATGCCGATCTTGTTCATCAGCGCGGAACTCATACACCACTGACCCTGATCTCGGACGCCGTCTCTGATCTAAGTATCATCTGTACGGCTCCAAGCAAAACGTTCAACATTCCTGGCCTCTGCACATCCAACATCATCATCCCCAATGCCAAGTTGCGAGAATCGTTTGCGCAGGGTGTAAAAACGATGGGACTTGCCAGTATCAGTACACTGGGAGCTGTGGCAACCGAAGCCGCATACAATGGGGCCGAGGAATGGCTGGATGAGTGCCTTGCCTATATCCGTGGAAATATGGAGTATGTACAACAGTATGTTACGGAACACATGCCACAGATCAAAATGCATCTGCCCGAAGCAACCTATCTGTTATGGATGGATTTCCGGGAATTGAATATTCCCCATGCACAACTATGCAACATGCTGCTTCATGAAGCAGGGCTTGCTTTCAATGACGGGAGCTTCTTTGGAACAGAGGGTACAGGGTTCATGCGTATTAATGTAGCCTGTCCACGTTCTACGGTTGAAGAGGCGATGCGCAGGTTATCTGTGTTGGTCAGCAATGTGTCGGGCAAATAA